In the genome of Candidatus Nanopelagicales bacterium, one region contains:
- a CDS encoding AMP-binding protein, whose protein sequence is MPKRTLTRLTVEPGPDGVLALAAELPDALNGAGPAIAPIPVGPPSYVQRVLAAVRPDDPSAPLEHENVAVVVTTSGSMGEPRGVLLPGSALIASAKATNARLGDPARWVMALPAHHVAGLQVLVRAHLSGIPPVPLDSVGGAAHFSAEEFAHATRAARAMADVDGSALRTALVPTQLARIVATGMDASDTLTAYDTILLGGAAAPRGLIRRAVSLGAHVVTTYGMTETSGGCVYDGTPLNGVTVKIADADEAGVGRVEIMGAIVGRGYRLRPDLTATLFSPGLHRTSDLGRIDDLNRLEIVGRIDDVVQVGGINVSVSAVEAAVNDTAEVSEAAVVAVPDDQWGSKLTAFVVPDPTDPTAGDRVVSAVVSHSADVLGAEARPRQVVVVATLPTLPAGKVDRAELRKAAAARIGH, encoded by the coding sequence ATGCCAAAGCGGACCTTGACCCGGCTAACGGTGGAACCGGGCCCAGACGGAGTGCTGGCCTTAGCCGCCGAACTGCCCGACGCCCTCAATGGGGCTGGACCGGCGATAGCGCCCATCCCCGTGGGTCCACCGAGCTACGTGCAGCGGGTCCTTGCGGCCGTCCGGCCGGATGACCCGAGCGCACCGCTTGAACACGAGAACGTCGCCGTCGTCGTGACGACATCCGGTTCCATGGGTGAACCTCGCGGCGTGCTGCTACCCGGATCCGCCCTGATCGCCTCAGCGAAAGCCACCAATGCCCGGCTCGGCGATCCAGCCCGATGGGTGATGGCGCTGCCGGCACATCACGTCGCCGGCCTCCAGGTGCTGGTTCGGGCGCACCTGTCCGGGATCCCACCGGTGCCGTTGGATTCCGTTGGCGGTGCCGCGCATTTCTCCGCCGAGGAGTTCGCCCACGCGACCCGTGCCGCCCGGGCGATGGCCGACGTGGACGGATCAGCACTGCGGACCGCCTTGGTCCCGACGCAGTTGGCCCGCATCGTCGCGACCGGAATGGACGCCTCGGACACTCTCACCGCCTACGACACCATCCTGCTCGGCGGGGCGGCTGCGCCCCGCGGACTGATCCGTCGAGCGGTGTCCCTCGGTGCGCACGTGGTGACGACGTACGGCATGACCGAGACCTCCGGCGGCTGCGTTTACGACGGCACCCCGCTCAACGGCGTGACGGTCAAGATCGCCGACGCTGACGAGGCGGGAGTGGGTCGGGTCGAGATCATGGGCGCGATCGTCGGGCGCGGCTACCGGCTGCGGCCGGACCTGACGGCAACGCTGTTTAGCCCGGGCCTGCACCGAACCAGCGATCTGGGCCGAATCGATGACCTGAATCGCTTGGAGATCGTCGGTCGCATCGACGACGTCGTCCAAGTGGGCGGCATCAATGTCTCGGTCTCAGCGGTCGAGGCCGCCGTCAACGACACCGCCGAAGTCAGTGAAGCTGCAGTCGTTGCCGTGCCGGACGACCAGTGGGGCTCCAAGTTGACCGCGTTCGTGGTGCCTGACCCAACCGACCCGACCGCGGGTGACCGGGTCGTGTCGGCCGTCGTGAGCCACTCCGCCGACGTACTTGGCGCTGAGGCACGACCGCGCCAGGTTGTCGTCGTAGCCACTTTGCCGACGCTGCCAGCCGGCAAAGTGGATCGGGCGGAGTTGCGGAAAGCCGCTGCTGCCCGGATTGGACACTGA